Proteins encoded within one genomic window of Candidatus Deferrimicrobiaceae bacterium:
- a CDS encoding HD domain-containing protein: MYERVRKEMERFFGEDARRIAHALEVTSHALRIQAVEGGDREVVTMASLLHDVGIKPAEERYKSSAGHYQEKLGPPVAEKILKELGVEEGKIATVRELIAHHHTPGKITTKEFACLWDADMVVNLREVVPKMGKEKIRALIDRKFQTGEGKRIARELYLPDLPATERM, translated from the coding sequence TCGGGGAGGATGCTCGCCGCATCGCGCACGCCCTGGAAGTCACTTCCCACGCCCTTCGGATCCAGGCGGTCGAAGGGGGGGACCGGGAGGTCGTGACGATGGCCTCGCTCCTCCACGACGTGGGGATCAAGCCGGCGGAGGAGAGGTACAAAAGCAGCGCGGGGCACTACCAGGAGAAACTCGGTCCGCCGGTCGCGGAGAAGATCCTGAAGGAGCTGGGCGTTGAGGAGGGGAAGATCGCGACGGTCAGGGAGTTGATCGCGCACCACCACACCCCGGGGAAGATCACGACGAAGGAGTTCGCCTGCCTGTGGGACGCCGACATGGTCGTGAATCTCCGGGAGGTCGTCCCCAAGATGGGGAAGGAAAAGATCCGTGCGCTGATCGACAGGAAATTCCAGACCGGGGAGGGGAAGCGGATCGCCCGCGAGCTCTATCTGCCGGATCTTCCCGCAACGGAAAGGATGTGA